CGGTGACGACGATCTCGTAGCCCCGGGCCGGCCGCAGCAGCCCAGCATCGTCGATCAGGCCCAGCCCGCCCGGCCCGGCGATCGGCGCGAAATAGCGGGCGATCAGCTCGAATTCGCCGGGGCGTTCCATGTCCGACATCCGAGCAGCCCTTTTCCACCTTCCAGCGTCATCCCGGACAAGCGGCGTAGCCGCGCCGATCCCGGATCCATTCCGGAGCCTGACCGATCGGCGCTCCGGAATGGATCCCGGGTCTCCCTTCGGTCGCCCGGGATGACCCGGGCGATGGAAAAGCCGTCACGCCGCAGGCGCGTCGAACTCGTCGGAACGGAAATCGCGGGCGAGCTTGTCGAGGACCGCGTTGACCATGCCGATTTCCTCGCCCTCGTAGAAGGCACGCGCAACCGCGACATATTCCGAGATGACGGCGCGGGCCGGGACATCCTTGCGGAAGGCGAGCTCGTAGGCGCCTGCCCGGAAGATGGCGCGCACGACGGCCTCGATCCGCTTCAGCGGCCAGCCGGAGGCGAGGGCCTCGTCCACCGAGCGGTCGACCAGGCGCTGTTCGCGCACGACGCCGCCGAGGAGGTCTCGGAAGAACGCAATCTCCGCCTTGGGCAGCTCGATGTCCTCGACCAGCTTGCCGATCCAGAACGCCTCGAACTCGGCCATGGCCTCGACCACGCCGCGCCCGCCGATCTCCATCTCATAGAGCGCCTGCACGACCGAGAGCCGCGCGCCGCGGCGCATCTCGGCCCGGTTGGATTCCGGCCGGCCCGATTCCGGACGGCTCATGTCGACTGCTCCCCGAGCGAGCGCTTGTAGCGCAGGACTGCAAGCGCGGCCTCCGCCGCGCCGCCGCCCTTGTCCATCTCCGAGCGGTTGGCGCGGGCCCAGGCCTGCGCCTCGTTCTCGACGGTGAGAATGCCATTGCCGAGCGGCAGCGCGAAGGCGACCGACAGGTCCATCAGCGCGCGCGAGCTTTCACCGGCGACGATGTCGTAATGGCCGGTCTCGCCGCGGATCACGGTGCCTAGCGCGACCACAGCCTCATACGGGTCGACCGCCTCGTCGGCGGCGCGCAGGCCGATAGACGATGGCCGAGGGGATTTCCAGAGCGCCGGGAACAGTGACGACATCGACGCGGCAGCCCGCCTTGTCGAGCACGGCGAGCGCGCCTTCCAGCAATTCGTCGGCGAGCGTGTCGTAGAAGCGCGCCTCGACCACGAGAACGCGTGCGCCGTCGAGATCGACGGCCGAAGTTGCGGCCGGTGCGGCCGAGGATTGCCGGGGTCCGGCCATGGTTCTTGTCCTATTCGAAACGATGAGGCCGCTGGTTAGACCTCCGCACGCGCCTCCGCAAGCCGCGCGGCATAGCGCGCCATCAGATCGACCTCGACATGGACGGGATCGCCCGCCTTGCGCTGCCCCCAGGTGGTGACCGCGAAGGAGTGCGGGATCAGCAGCACGGTGAAGACGTCGTCCGCGACGGTGTTGACCGTCAGCGAGGTGCCGTCGAGGCAGATCGAGCCTTTCGCCGCGATGAAGCGCGGCAGTCCCTGCGGCGCCCGGATATGGAAGCGCGCGGTCGCGCCCCAGGGCTCGTCGGGATCAGGCGCGATCGGCTCGATCGTCAGGATCTGGCCGACGCCATCGACATGGCCGGTGACGAGATGGCCGCCGAGTTCGTCCCCGACCTTGAGCGAGCGCTCGAGATTGATCGCGCTGCCGACCTCCCATTGGCCGACCAGCGTCTTGGCCAGCGTCTCGGCGGCCGCCTCGACCTGGAAGATGCAGCCGGGCTCGCCATCCGTGCGGGGCCGCAGGGCCGTCACCGTCAGGCAAACGCCGCCGCAGGCGATCGAGGCGCCGATCTCGATGCCATCCGCCTCATAGGGGCAGGCAATGGCCAGCCGCTTCAGGCTCGGGCCCTTGCGCTCGCTCTCGACGACGGTGCCGATGGCGGTAACGATGCCGGTGAACATCAGCCTGTCCTCACGAAATGCTCGAAGCGGTCCTGACCGATCAGGCCGGTCTCCGCAAGGCGGTACAGATCGGGGTCGGCCAGCGCCGCCGCAAGGGCCGGCCGTACCGCGACGACACCGGGCTGGCCGAGCGCGTTCGGAGAGGTCGAGACCACGACCTCGTCGAGCAACCCGGCGAGAGCGAGCTTTTCCGCCACGGTCGGCCCGCCTTCCGAGAAAACGCGGGTGATGCCGCGCGTGCCCAGCAGGGTGAGCGCCTCGGCGAGGTCGAGATGCCCCTGCGCGTCGGCCGAGACGCGCATCACCTCGACCCCGGCAGCGACCAGCGCCCTCTCGCGTTCGACCGGCGCCGTCTCGGCAGCCAGGACCCAGAGCGGGACCTCGGCCGCCGTCCGCACGAGTTGCGAGGCCACCGGCAGCCGCAATTGCGAATCCAGCACGACCCGCACCGGAGAGCGCTCTGCGAGGCCCGGCAGGCGCACGGTCAGAAGCGGATCGTCGGCCAACACCGACCCGATGCCGAGCATGATGGCGTCGTGATGAGCGCGCTGGAGATGGACCCAGCCATTCGCTGCCGGGCAGGAGACCGCGAGCCGCGAGCCGCCCGGCCCGCCGGCATAGCCGTCCGCCGTCCGGGCAATCTTGAAGGTCACCATCGGCCGGCCGCGCGTCACCCGCAGGACATGGCCGCGATGGGCGGCTTGCGCCTGCGCCTCCAGCACGCCGGTCGTCACCTCGATGCCGGCCGTCCGCAGCAGGGCGAAGCCCAGCCCCTGGAAGAGCGGGTTGGGATCGGCCATCGCCGCGACGACACGGCGGACGCCAGCGAGGATCGTGCGCTCGACGCACGGCGTCGCGGCGCGGATGGTTCGATGCGAGCAGGGTTCGAGCGTCACATAGAGCGTGCCGCCGGCTGCGGCATTGGGGCCGGCACGGTCGAAGGCGTTGGCCTCGCCGTGCGGGCGCCCTCCCGGCTGGGTATGGCCGCGGGCGACGATGACCGGCCCGTCGGCGGTGTCCTGCGTCACCAGCGCGCCGACGCAGGGGTTCGGCCAGGTCGTGCCCTGCCCGCGCGCGCCGAAAGCCAGCGCATGGCGCATGAAGTCGCGGTCGATGGCGGCGCGGTCCGCGTGGGCCTCAGCCATCGGCCCGGGGCGGCGGCGGGACGGCCTCGCCCGCCTCCTCGTCACTGCTGAGCTGGCCGAGGATCGCCTCGAAATCGCGGGCCTCGCGGAAATTCTTGTAGACCGAGGCGAAGCGGACATAGGCGACGTCGTCGAGCGCCTTCAGCCCCTCCATCACCAGCTCGCCGATGGCCGAGCTGGCGATCTCGCCCTCCCCCGAGCTTTCGAGCTGACGCACGATGCCGTTGACCATGCGCTCGATGCGCTCAGGCGCGACGGCGCGCTTGCGCAACGCCACCTCGATCGACGTCTGCAGCTTGTCGCGGTCGAACACCGTGCGCCGTCCCGAGCGCTTGACCACCGTCAGCTCGCGCAGTTGCACCCGCTCGAAGGTGGTGAAGCGGCCGCCGCAATCGGGGCAGACGCGGCGGCGGCGGATGGCGGCGGAATCGTCGGTCGGGCGCGAATCCTTCACCTGCGTGTCGAGGGAGCCGCAATAGGGACAGCGCATGGTGGGCCTTCAGTCCTCGTCAGAGCTCTTCGCGGGCCAAAGCGGCCCTTAGATTGGCGGTAGACCAGGATGGCCATCCTGTTCCGGCGAAGTCGCGATCGTGAGACCAGATGTCAGCCTCCGCCAGCCAACCGAGCGCCAACACATGGGCATCGGCCGAACTCCCATTGCGGGAGGCGGGCGCCAGCATCAGCGTCTTCGCGGCCTCGGGGATGAGGCGTGAATACTCCGTCTCTGCGACAATCTTCAAATCAACAACCAACTTTGGAGCAAACAAAGCGGTCGGATGCCCGTCTTCGACCAGGCGCATCGCAACCTTGTCGATTTCGTCCACGGCGCGCTGGGAGATTGCCAAGAGGCGGTGCCGGGCCACGACAGCGAGAACATCCCCTCCGCGCAACCCCAGCGCGCAACTCAAGACGATGTTTGCATCGACGACCAATATGGCGGAAGGCGGTCTCACCTCAGACTTCGCGTTCTTCCAGCCACCGCTCCAATTCAGCTGTCTGTTCGACCGTGCGGTCCTTCGTCAGATCGCGCACAGTCTTCAGCAGCTCCGCAACCTGAGCCGCGCGCTCCGACCCGCTAGGGTCGATGACCGCGTCGATCGAGGCGCCTCTCTGCGAAAACGTGTCCGGAAGCGAAACCGCGCCAGCCGCAGCGAGCCGGCGCAGTTCCTCGATTGTGATCGTCGTCATGATCAACCCTCGTCTGTGGTCATCATACCACGATCTGGCAACGAGAGGCAGGTCCCTCAATAGATCGGGAAGCGTCCGGTCAGCTCGTGGACTTTCGCCTTGACCGCCTGCTCGACGGCGGCGTTGCCCTCCTCGCCGTTCTGGCTGAGGCCGTCCAGGACCTCGGCGATCAGCTCGCCGACCTTCTTGAACTCGGCGACACCGAAGCCGCGCGAGGTCGCGGCAGGCGTGCCCAGCCGGATGCCGGAGGTGACCATCGGCTTCTCGGGGTCGAAGGGGATGCCGTTCTTGTTGCAGGTGATGTGAGCGCGGCCGAGCGCGATCTCGGCGGCCTTGCCGGTAACCTTCTTGGAGCGCAGGTCGACCAGCATCAGGTGGTTGTCGGTGCCGCCGGTAACCAAGTCGAAGCCCTTGGTCTTGAGCGTGTCGGCGAGCGCCTTGGCGTTCTCGACGACGGCGCGGGCGTAGATCTTGAACTCCGGCTGCAGCGCCTCCTGGAAGGCGACCGCCTTGGCGGCGATGACATGCATCAGCGGCCCGCCCTGGATGCCCGGGAAGATGGCCGAGTTGAACTTCTTCGCCAGCGCCTCGTCATTGGTCAGGATCATGCCGCCGCGCGGGCCGCGCAGGGTCTTGTGCGTGGTCGTGGTCGCGACATGGGCGTGGGGGAACGGCGACGGATGCGAGCCGCCCGCAACGAGGCCGGCGAAATGCGCCATGTCGACGAAGAGATAGGCGCCGACCTCGTCGGCAATGGCGCGGAAGCGGGCGAAGTCCCAGTGGCGGGCATAGGCCGAGCCGCCGGCGACGATGACCTTGGGCTTGTGCTCGCGGGCGAGCCGCTCGAGCGCGTCATAGTCGATCAGCTGGTCGACGACGCAGACGCCATAGGACACGACGTTGAACCATTTGCCGGACTGGTTGACCGGCGCGCCATGGGTCAGGTGCCCGCCGGCGGCGAGGTCGAGGCCCATGAAGGTGTCGCCGGGCTGCAT
This portion of the Bosea sp. OAE506 genome encodes:
- the nusB gene encoding transcription antitermination factor NusB gives rise to the protein MSRPESGRPESNRAEMRRGARLSVVQALYEMEIGGRGVVEAMAEFEAFWIGKLVEDIELPKAEIAFFRDLLGGVVREQRLVDRSVDEALASGWPLKRIEAVVRAIFRAGAYELAFRKDVPARAVISEYVAVARAFYEGEEIGMVNAVLDKLARDFRSDEFDAPAA
- a CDS encoding riboflavin synthase — protein: MFTGIVTAIGTVVESERKGPSLKRLAIACPYEADGIEIGASIACGGVCLTVTALRPRTDGEPGCIFQVEAAAETLAKTLVGQWEVGSAINLERSLKVGDELGGHLVTGHVDGVGQILTIEPIAPDPDEPWGATARFHIRAPQGLPRFIAAKGSICLDGTSLTVNTVADDVFTVLLIPHSFAVTTWGQRKAGDPVHVEVDLMARYAARLAEARAEV
- the ribD gene encoding bifunctional diaminohydroxyphosphoribosylaminopyrimidine deaminase/5-amino-6-(5-phosphoribosylamino)uracil reductase RibD; translation: MAEAHADRAAIDRDFMRHALAFGARGQGTTWPNPCVGALVTQDTADGPVIVARGHTQPGGRPHGEANAFDRAGPNAAAGGTLYVTLEPCSHRTIRAATPCVERTILAGVRRVVAAMADPNPLFQGLGFALLRTAGIEVTTGVLEAQAQAAHRGHVLRVTRGRPMVTFKIARTADGYAGGPGGSRLAVSCPAANGWVHLQRAHHDAIMLGIGSVLADDPLLTVRLPGLAERSPVRVVLDSQLRLPVASQLVRTAAEVPLWVLAAETAPVERERALVAAGVEVMRVSADAQGHLDLAEALTLLGTRGITRVFSEGGPTVAEKLALAGLLDEVVVSTSPNALGQPGVVAVRPALAAALADPDLYRLAETGLIGQDRFEHFVRTG
- the nrdR gene encoding transcriptional regulator NrdR, yielding MRCPYCGSLDTQVKDSRPTDDSAAIRRRRVCPDCGGRFTTFERVQLRELTVVKRSGRRTVFDRDKLQTSIEVALRKRAVAPERIERMVNGIVRQLESSGEGEIASSAIGELVMEGLKALDDVAYVRFASVYKNFREARDFEAILGQLSSDEEAGEAVPPPPRADG
- a CDS encoding PIN domain-containing protein, yielding MRPPSAILVVDANIVLSCALGLRGGDVLAVVARHRLLAISQRAVDEIDKVAMRLVEDGHPTALFAPKLVVDLKIVAETEYSRLIPEAAKTLMLAPASRNGSSADAHVLALGWLAEADIWSHDRDFAGTGWPSWSTANLRAALAREEL
- the glyA gene encoding serine hydroxymethyltransferase, which translates into the protein MSHDAAAEKHLSNSFFGASLADADPEIARAIDLELSRQRDEIELIASENIVSRAVLEAQGSVMTNKYAEGYPGRRYYGGCQFVDIAEKLAIERACRLFGCGFANVQPNSGSQANQAVFMALMQPGDTFMGLDLAAGGHLTHGAPVNQSGKWFNVVSYGVCVVDQLIDYDALERLAREHKPKVIVAGGSAYARHWDFARFRAIADEVGAYLFVDMAHFAGLVAGGSHPSPFPHAHVATTTTHKTLRGPRGGMILTNDEALAKKFNSAIFPGIQGGPLMHVIAAKAVAFQEALQPEFKIYARAVVENAKALADTLKTKGFDLVTGGTDNHLMLVDLRSKKVTGKAAEIALGRAHITCNKNGIPFDPEKPMVTSGIRLGTPAATSRGFGVAEFKKVGELIAEVLDGLSQNGEEGNAAVEQAVKAKVHELTGRFPIY